The following are encoded in a window of Panicum virgatum strain AP13 chromosome 5N, P.virgatum_v5, whole genome shotgun sequence genomic DNA:
- the LOC120673342 gene encoding piezo-type mechanosensitive ion channel homolog isoform X4, translated as MHRLNGSLLVFILLWAASTYVFNVAFTFFNKRFQKDMKIWETVGLWHYSIPGLFLLAQFCLGVFVALCNLVNNSVFLYVQSMDGPSSSDDHLIDEKEDTMVLIVATLAWGLRKLSRSITLTLLFLLVMKRGFIHAVYMCFFLVFLVNHSIDKRLRQILVLFSEFHFSILYILQFDLVSSALERSGSLTMEVLSQLGLSNNASTKDFIEIGSIVCFCAVHSHGFKMLYSLSAVLQHTPCPPVGFTILKAGLNKSVLLSVYSSQSTRNDEACRNSHERKIASYLSKIGQKFLSVYRSYGTYVAFLTILLTLYLVTPNYISFGYLFFLLFWIIGRQLVEKTKRRLWFPLKVYATVVFIFTYSLSVSPIFAESVSKFFKLYPDLGFDPKASLFKNVWQSLAVLVVMQLYSYERRQNSDKNFGASDESVYGLLGFLRRFLIWHSDKILSVSVFYACLSSISLSGLIYLLGLIVFCTLPKMSRIPSKVYLVYTGLLAAFEYLFQMVCKPAQMCPDQHFYGLSAFLGLKYYDSGFWGVECGLRGKVLVIVACTIQYNVFHWLDMMPTSLVHNGKWEEPCQLFISSNPRSNEENNSSSRFTSLFSKVQGLIGSSSSSSLGPGNTYQKSEYVDNAINGSAADKRYSFAKIWGLSKESHKWDKKRVISLKRERFETQKITFKCYMKFWIENLFKLRGLEINMVVLLLASFTLLNVVSIFYITCLVVCILMNRDLIQKLWPFFVFLFASVLILEYFALWNNLMPRFHHINDIEVHCRECWKNSRIFFDYCSKCWLGIIADDPRMLISYYVVFIFSSFKLRSDRFSGFSDSDTYHEMMSQRKNAVVWRDLSLETKSFWTFLDYVRLYAYCHLLDIVLALIAITGTLEYDVLHLGYLGFALVFFRMRLEILKKKNKIFKYLRMYNFVLIVLSLAYQSPYVGQFSSGTCDQIDYLYEIIGFYKYDYGFKITSRSAFVEIVIFLLVSVQSYIFSSGEFDYVSRYLEAEQIGAMVREQEKKVLKKTEQLQHLRRSEEHKRQRNMQVERMKSEMYNLQSQLNRMNSFTPTNDTSYNEGLRRRRNTKLYNDTNTPDVGNETGSPTKQDKIGSTESAQSFEFSVTDTQKNIRNLMFQGSSDTMRPPIRGRSDEFVHTDNIGNTLGLTPEITELEESDDKINYNLSKWEKTITQPKENPLKSAVQLIGDGVSQVQSFGNQAVTNIVSFLNIDPDEPHSNEHPAEGDIYDVVESQKETQDGQLLRTHSVSDTSGTKVKSSMPIGLIFRYIWYQMRSNYDYVCYCCFVLVFLWNFSLLSMVYLGALFLYALCVNYGPSYLFWVIILIYTELNILSQYIYQIIIQHCGLNIHLPLLQRLGFPDDKIKASFVVSILPLFLVYISTLLQSSITAKDGEWVPVTEFSFLSTRNNIEEKHCMPYSWRERLKSLHLPVMNLIRMITRGLSRYWMSLTHGAESPPYFVQVTMEVSHWPEDGIQPERIESAINRVLTIAHEERCQANLSASCHCCSKVRIQSIEKSKENSNMALAVLEVVYAAPAVCQQAGWYSSLTPAADVEREIHESQKAGLFEEINFPYPIVSVIGGGKREIDLYAYYFGADLAVFFLVAMFYQSVLKNKSEFLEVYQLEDQFPKEFVFILMVLFFLIVVDRIIYLWSFATGKVVFYIFNLVLFTYSVTEYAWGMELAHRDVGGFVVRAIYLTKSISLALQALQIRYGIPNKSNLYRQFLTSKVTQVNYLGFRLYRALPFLYELRCVLDWSCTTTSLTMYDWLKLEDIYASLFLVKCDAILNRANHRQGEKQSKMTKFCSGICLFFVLICVIWAPMLIYSSGNPTNIANPIIDVSIQIDIKALGGRLTLFKTTACEKIPWKYLKAYDDVDPLGYLGSYNVDDIQLICCQPDASTMWLIPPPVQSRFIQSLEREIPFEKMELILNWDFLRARPKGKELVRYESPIEHCPSVDDVKQVLNGTTHSFSIIDAYPRYFRVTGSGEVRRLEAVIDSVSGELLLNNGTPPWWSFYTKPSDLAGCQGLNGPMAIVVSEETPQGIIGETLSKFSIWSLYITFVLAVARFIRLQCSDLRMRIPYENLPSCDRLLDICEGIYAARAEGELEVEEVLYWTLVNIYRSPHMLLEYTKPD; from the exons GTCTCTCAAATAATGCTTCAACAAAGGACTTCATAGAGATAGGCTCGATAGTGTGCTTCTGCGCTGTGCATAGTCATGGTTTTAAGATGCTCTATTCACTATCAGCGGTTTTGCAGCATACACCTTGTCCACCTGTTGGATTCACCATTCTAAAGGCTGGTTTGAACAAGTCAGTTCTACTGTCAGTTTATAGTTCGCAAAGTACGCGAAATGATGAAGCCTGCCGTAACTCACATG AGAGAAAAATTGCATCGTATCTCAGTAAAATTGGTCAGAAATTTCTGTCTGTGTACCGTTCATATGGAACTTATGTGGCTTTTCTGACTATTCTTTTGACTCTATACTTGGTGACCCCTAATTACATATCATTTGGTTACCTGTTTTTCCTTCTATTTTGGATAATTGGAAGGCAGCTTGTGGAAAAGACAAAAAGGCGACTGTGGTTTCCTCTAAAAGTATATGCCACGGTGGTTTTTATCTTTACCTACAGCCTGAGTGTTTCACCGATCTTTGCAGAATCAGTCTCAAAGTTTTTCAAACTATATCCTGATCTGGGATTTGATCCTAAAGCTTCTTTGTTCAAAAATGTCTGGCAATCATTGGCCGTTCTAGTAGTAATGCAACTTTACAGCTATGAACGAAGACAAAATAGTGACAAGAACTTTGGTGCATCTGATGAATCGGTATATGGACTTCTGGGGTTCCTAAGAAGATTTCTAATTTGGCACAGTGATAAGATATTATCAGTTAGTGTCTTTTATGCTTGCCTATCATCCATCAGTTTATCTGGCCTAATTTATCTGTTAGGCCTCATTGTGTTTTGTACGTTACCAAAAATGTCTCGAATTCCTTCAAAGGTTTACCTTGTCTACACTGGTTTACTTGCTGCATTTGAATATCTTTTCCAAATGGTCTGCAAGCCTGCACAAATGTGTCCTGATCAGCACTTCTATGGTTTGTCTGCGTTTCTTGGTCTCAAATATTATGATTCTGGGTTTTGGGGGGTTGAATGTGGGCTTAGGGGAAAAGTTTTGGTGATTGTGGCCTGTACCATTCAGTATAATGTTTTCCATTGGTTAGATATGATGCCAACATCTCTGGTACATAATGGAAAATGGGAAGAGCCCTGCCAGCTGTTTATCTCATCCAATCCAAGAAGCAATGAAGAAAATAATTCATCAAGTAGGTTTACTTCGTTGTTTTCTAAAGTTCAAGGTCTTATAGGTAGCAGCTCAAGTTCATCTTTGGGTCCAGGCAACACTTACCAGAAGTCAGAGTATGTTGATAATGCCATCAATGGCTCAGCTGCGGACAAAAGATACTCGTTTGCAAAGATTTGGGGATTGTCAAAAGAAAGCCACAAGTGGGATAAGAAAAGAGTTATTTCTCTGAAAAGAGAAAGATTCGAAACTCAGAAGATAACATTCAAATGTTACATGAAGTTCTGGATAGAAAATCTTTTCAAACTGCGTGGTCTGGAAATTAACATGGTTGTGTTATTATTGGCAAGCTTTACATTGTTGAATGTTGTATCGATCTTCTATATCACGTGCCTCGTAGTCTGCATTCTTATGAACAGAGATCTAATCCAGAAATTGTGGCCCTTTTTTGTATTTCTGTTTGCTTCTGTCTTGATACTCGAATATTTTGCTCTTTGGAACAATTTGATGCCTCGATTCCATCATATCAATGACATTGAAGTCCATTGCCGTGAATGCTGGAAGAATTCAAGGATTTTCTTTGACTACTGCTCAAAATGCTGGCTCG GGATAATTGCTGATGATCCTCGAATGCTGATTAGCTACTATGTTGTGTTTATATTTTCTTCTTTTAAGCTTCGATCTGATCGCTTCTCAGGCTTCTCAGACTCAGATACATATCACGAGATGATGTCCCAAAGGAAAAATGCAGTAGTTTGGAGGGACCTCTCACTGGAAACAAAAAGCTTTTGGACATTCCTTGACTATGTACGGCTTTATGCTTATTGCCATTTATTAGACATAGTTTTGGCATTAATTGCTATCACCGGTACTCTAGAGTATGATGTTCTGCACCTTGGTTACCTTGGATTTGCTCTGGTTTTCTTTAGAATGAGACTTGAAatattgaagaagaagaacaaaattttcaaatatctACGGATGTATAATTTTGTACTCATTGTTTTGTCACTAGCCTACCAATCTCCTTATGTTGGGCAGTTTAGCTCTGGCACTTGCGATCAAATTGATTACCTTTATGAAATAATTGGATTCTACAAGTATGACTATGGTTTTAAGATAACATCACGATCAGCTTTTGTCGAAATAGTGATCTTCCTATTGGTGTCTGTTCAATCATACATCTTTAGCTCTGGTGAGTTTGATTATGTGTCAAGATACCTTGAAGCAGAGCAAATTGGTGCTATGGTCCGTGAGCAGGAAAAAAAAGTTTTGAAGAAAACCGAGCAACTACAGCATCTTCGCAGGTCTGAGGAGCATAAACGTCAGCGGAACATGCAAGTGGAGAGGATGAAGTCTGAGATGTACAATTTACAAAGTCAGCTTAACAGAATGAACTCTTTCACACCGACAAATGATACATCTTACAATGAGGGCCTGAGGCGCAGAAGGAATACAAAGCTGTACAACGATACTAATACCCCAGATGTAGGTAATGAGACTGGATCACCAACAAAGCAAGATAAGATTGGAAGCACTGAGTCAGCACAGTCCTTTGAATTTTCTGTAACAGATACACAGAAGAACATCAGAAATTTGATGTTCCAGGGCTCATCTGATACTATGAGACCCCCAATCAGGGGGAGAAGTGATGAATTTGTGCACACTGATAATATTGGAAATACCCTGGGTTTGACACCTGAGATCACTGAGCTTGAGGAGAGTGATGACAAAATTAATTATAATTTATCGAAATGGGAGAAGACAATCACACAACCTAAGGAAAACCCACTAAAATCAGCTGTACAATTGATTGGTGATGGTGTCTCCCAAGTTCAGTCATTTGGAAACCAGGCAGTCACAAATATTGTTAGCTTCTTGAACATTGATCCAGATGAACCACACTCTAATGAGCATCCTGCAGAAGGTGACATTTATGATGTTGTTGAGAGTCAGAAGGAAACACAAGATGGGCAGCTTCTGAGAACACATTCAGTTTCAGATACCTCAGGGACTAAAGTAAAATCAAGCATGCCAATTGGTTTGATCTTTAGGTATATATGGTATCAGATGCGAAGTAATTATGATTATGTTTGCTATTGCTGTTTTGTTCTGGTTTTCTTGTGGAATTTTAGTTTGCTATCCATGGTCTACCTTGGGGCACTTTTCTTATATGCTCTTTGTGTGAACTATGGCCCAAGTTACTTGTTTTGGGTCATCATTCTGATATACACGGAGCTCAACATTCTGTCACAGTACATATACCAGATTATCATTCAGCACTGTGGTTTAAATATACATTTACCTCTTCTCCAGAGATTAGGTTTCCCTGATGATAAAATAAAGGCATCGTTTGTTGTCAGCATATTGCCTCTCTTTTTAGTCTATATATCCACTCTCTTGCAGAGCTCTATTACTGCCAAAGATGGTGAATGGGTTCCAGTAACAGAATTCAGCTTTCTTAGTACAAGAAACAACATTGAAGAGAAACATTGTATGCCTTACAGTTGGAGGGAGAGGCTAAAAAGTTTGCACTTGCCTGTAATGAATCTCATAAGGATGATCACTAGAGGCTTATCTAGATATTGGATGTCATTAACACATGGGGCAGAATCTCCTCCATATTTTGTGCAAGTTACAATGGAGGTAAGCCATTGGCCAGAAGATGGAATCCAGCCAGAGAGGATAGAGTCAGCCATAAATAGGGTGCTCACTATTGCACATGAAGAACGATGCCAAGCTAACTTGTCTGCTTCTTGTCACTGTTGTAGCAAAGTCCGGATTCAAAGTATAGAGAAAAGCAAAGAAAATTCTAATATGGCTCTTGCTGTACTAGAAGTTGTTTACGCTGCTCCTGCAGTATGCCAACAAGCAGGATGGTACAGTTCACTCACTCCAGCAGCTGATGTAGAAAGGGAAATTCATGAGTCACAGAAAGCTGGACTTTTTGAGGAAATAAATTTTCCTTACCCAATTGTCTCAGTGATAGGTGGGGGTAAAAGAGAGATTGATCTTTATGCATATTATTTTGGTGCTGACTTGGCAGTTTTCTTCCTTGTTGCAATGTTCTATCAATCTGTCCTGAAAAATAAGAGTGAATTTTTGGAGGTTTACCAGCTGGAGGATCAGTTCCCGAAAGAATTTGTTTTCATCTTAATG GTTCTCTTTTTCTTGATAGTGGTTGACCGCATTATATACCTGTGGTCCTTTGCCACTGGCAAAGTTGTTTTCTATATTTTTAACCTTGTGCTTTTCACGTATTCGGTCACTGAATATGCTTGGGGAATGGAGCTAGCTCACAGGGATGTTGGAGGATTTGTAGTACGTGCTATCTACCTTACAAAATCAATTTCCCTAGCACTGCAGGCATTACAGATCAGATATGGTATTCCAAACAAGAGTAACTTATATAGACAGTTCTTGACTAGCAAAGTAACACAAGTAAATTACTTGGGCTTTCGTCTGTATCGCGCTCTACCATTCTTGTATGAATTGCGGTGTGTGCTTGATTGGTCTTGCACAACCACATCATTAACAATGTATGATTGGCTAAAG TTGGAGGACATATATGCAAGCTTGTTTCTTGTGAAATGCGATGCAATTTTGAATAGAGCAAATCATCGACAAGGAGAAAAGCAATCGAAAATGACAAAGTTCTGTAGTGGGATATGCTTATTCTTTGTACTTATTTGCGTTATTTGGGCTCCTATGTTG atttatagTAGCGGTAATCCTACAAATATTGCCAACCCCATTATTGATGTAAGTATTCAGATTGATATAAAGGCACTTGGTGGAAGATTAACCTTGTTTAAGACTACTGCTTGTGAAAAAATACCCTGGAAGTATTTGAAGGCCTACGATGATGTTGATCCTCTAGGATACCTAGGGTCATACAATGTTGACGACATTCAGCTGATTTGCTGCCAACCGGATGCATCAACAATGTGGTTGATACCTCCTCCAGTCCAAAGCAGATTCATCCAATCCCTTGAGAGAGAAATACCTTTTGAAAAGATGGAACTTATTTTAAATTGGGATTTTCTCAGAGCTAGACCAAAAGGGAAGGAATTAGTGCGATATGAATCCCCTATTGAACACTGCCCGAGTGTAGATGATGTTAAACAAGTGCTTAATGGAACTACACACAGCTTCAGCATAATCGATGCTTACCCTAGGTACTTTCGGGTTACTGGATCAGGTGAAGTCCGGCGACTAGAAGCAGTG ATAGATTCAGTAAGTGGGGAACTGCTATTGAATAATGGCACTCCTCCTTGGTGGTCATTCTATACAAAACCCTCAGATTTGGCAGGCTGTCAAGGGCTGAATGGTCCCATGGCCATAGTTGTGTCTGAGGAGACACCTC agGGCATTATTGGTGAGACACTCAGCAAATTTAGCATATGGAGTTTATACATTACTTTTGTTTTAGCTGTTGCAAGATTTATTAGGCTGCAGTGCTCAGActtgagaatgagaataccaTATGAGAATCTTCCGTCTTGTGACAG GCTACTCGACATTTGTGAAGGCATTTATGCAGCAAGAGCAGAAGGCGAGTTAGAAGTGGAAGAAGTCCTATACTGGACATTGGTAAACATCTACAGATCaccacatatgctgcttgaatACACAAAGCCTGACTAG